From the genome of Candidatus Promineifilum breve, one region includes:
- a CDS encoding phasin family protein, giving the protein MMTEKVDVVVDETKKVTDMVVKFGRESFYMGLGVVSVVQENVEKLVERGKEYRHNLVERGEKMADENRGKVTELVEMPQTMAKDTYKRAGETFDKYSEQVLTRVHIPTADMIDTMTKKVNSVDRKLDKVIKENATAQKI; this is encoded by the coding sequence ATGATGACCGAGAAAGTTGATGTAGTCGTGGACGAGACCAAGAAGGTTACGGACATGGTTGTGAAGTTCGGGCGCGAATCCTTCTACATGGGCCTGGGCGTGGTGAGCGTTGTCCAGGAAAACGTGGAAAAGCTGGTGGAGCGCGGCAAGGAATATCGCCACAATCTGGTGGAGCGCGGCGAGAAGATGGCCGATGAGAATCGCGGCAAGGTGACCGAACTGGTCGAGATGCCGCAGACGATGGCCAAGGACACCTACAAGCGCGCCGGCGAGACCTTCGACAAATATAGCGAGCAGGTTCTCACCCGCGTCCACATCCCCACGGCCGACATGATCGACACGATGACCAAGAAAGTCAACTCCGTCGATCGCAAGCTCGACAAGGTGATCAAGGAAAACGCGACGGCCCAGAAGATCTAA
- a CDS encoding DUF2442 domain-containing protein, whose product MLKDVVQVKPLGGYRLFLRFEDGREGEVDIAQLIEFRGVFASLREKPVFDQVRVDVDLGTIVWPGGGDLDPDVLYAQVTGEPLPDLTPTWAA is encoded by the coding sequence ATGTTGAAGGACGTTGTACAAGTCAAGCCTCTAGGTGGCTATCGATTGTTTCTACGTTTTGAAGACGGCCGCGAGGGGGAAGTTGATATTGCCCAGCTCATCGAATTTCGCGGCGTCTTTGCCTCCTTGCGCGAGAAGCCGGTATTCGATCAGGTAAGGGTCGATGTCGATCTCGGCACGATTGTCTGGCCGGGGGGCGGCGATCTGGATCCCGACGTCCTCTATGCCCAGGTCACCGGCGAACCGCTGCCCGATCTGACGCCCACCTGGGCCGCGTAA
- a CDS encoding Dabb family protein has protein sequence MFTHIVLFKLKDNRPASVADTRARLESLATGIPTLRGLEVGVDVTHSGRSYDLALITRFDDAAGFQVYREHPVHLPVLAHIGEAAESVVAVDYES, from the coding sequence ATGTTCACCCATATCGTTTTGTTCAAGCTGAAGGACAACCGCCCGGCGAGCGTGGCCGACACGCGGGCGCGGCTGGAGAGCCTGGCTACGGGTATCCCCACCCTGCGCGGGCTGGAAGTCGGCGTCGACGTGACCCACTCCGGCCGCTCCTATGACCTGGCGCTCATCACCCGCTTTGATGACGCCGCCGGTTTTCAGGTCTACCGCGAGCATCCGGTGCATTTGCCGGTGCTAGCCCACATCGGCGAGGCGGCCGAGAGTGTCGTGGCCGTCGATTACGAGAGTTAA
- a CDS encoding metal-dependent phosphohydrolase, with protein MISRLSRELSPHLTYHSLYHTRDDVLPAAARLGRASGLNEDEYLALTTAALFHDTGFIDTYEDHEAGSIAIARAALPDFDYSPAQIDRIADLIAATRMPQRPADPLQELLCDADLDLLGRDDFMRLNRALLKEVRHYSHRPVPDDTWMRDQLRFIEEHRFFSPAARTLRAAGESHNRALMRAALASTNGANHAAGGLA; from the coding sequence GTGATCTCGCGACTGTCGCGCGAATTATCCCCCCACCTGACGTACCATTCGCTCTATCATACGCGTGATGACGTTTTGCCGGCGGCGGCGCGGTTGGGCCGGGCATCGGGGCTGAACGAGGATGAGTATCTGGCGCTGACCACGGCCGCCCTGTTCCACGACACCGGCTTCATCGACACCTACGAGGATCACGAGGCGGGCAGCATCGCCATCGCCCGCGCCGCGCTGCCCGATTTCGACTACTCCCCGGCCCAGATCGACCGCATCGCCGACCTCATCGCCGCCACCCGGATGCCACAACGCCCGGCCGACCCCCTCCAGGAGTTATTGTGCGACGCCGATCTCGATCTGTTGGGGCGCGACGACTTCATGCGCCTCAACCGGGCCTTGCTCAAGGAAGTGCGCCACTATAGCCACCGGCCCGTGCCCGACGATACGTGGATGCGCGACCAATTGCGCTTCATCGAGGAACACCGCTTCTTCTCGCCCGCCGCCCGCACCCTACGCGCCGCGGGCGAATCGCACAACCGGGCGCTGATGCGCGCCGCGCTGGCCTCGACCAACGGCGCGAACCATGCCGCCGGCGGACTGGCCTAG
- a CDS encoding NUDIX hydrolase has translation MGYWISKRLVYEGAIIRVSTATRQSAGGGAQPFDIVEHHGGVAVVPLLGDRVLLVRQPRPVAGESLLEIPAGKLEGPDDDVMARAQAELGEEVGYRAGRLIPAAEFYVSPGYCSERIHVFLGLDLTPVVAAPEETEEIERVEVTLDEARRMLDERRFRDSKTIIGLRELLAYLERGHD, from the coding sequence ATGGGTTATTGGATTAGCAAACGCCTCGTCTATGAAGGCGCGATCATCCGCGTGAGCACCGCCACGCGCCAGAGTGCCGGCGGCGGCGCGCAGCCGTTCGACATCGTGGAGCACCACGGCGGCGTGGCCGTCGTGCCTTTGCTGGGCGACCGGGTGCTGCTGGTGCGTCAGCCGCGGCCGGTGGCCGGCGAGTCGCTGCTGGAGATTCCGGCGGGCAAGCTGGAGGGGCCGGACGATGACGTGATGGCCCGCGCTCAGGCCGAACTGGGCGAGGAAGTCGGCTATCGCGCCGGGCGGCTCATCCCGGCGGCCGAGTTCTACGTCTCGCCCGGCTACTGCTCCGAGCGCATCCACGTCTTTCTGGGGCTTGATCTTACGCCGGTGGTGGCCGCGCCGGAGGAAACCGAGGAGATCGAACGGGTCGAGGTGACGCTCGACGAGGCGCGGCGGATGCTCGACGAGCGCCGCTTCCGCGACAGCAAGACGATCATCGGCCTGCGCGAGTTGCTGGCCTATCTGGAGCGGGGCCATGATTGA
- a CDS encoding cell wall-active antibiotics response protein codes for MRNQGMVLIAVAVILVGILLLVGNLFNVNVWAVCFPLGLILLGLFVIFRPRMVGPGVESHTMLFGDFNRVGPGELPAEEFWGFIVDGTYDLTKYDIPPGETIIRGFSFISDIEIFAPADVGVSITGASFVTEFKLDGGEEETYFLSPFHWKSDGYKMAERQVRFELTQFIGDIKLRRF; via the coding sequence ATGCGCAATCAAGGGATGGTTCTCATCGCCGTCGCCGTCATTCTCGTGGGCATCTTGTTGTTGGTGGGCAATCTGTTCAACGTCAACGTCTGGGCCGTTTGCTTCCCGCTGGGGCTGATCCTGCTGGGGTTGTTTGTCATTTTTCGGCCGCGCATGGTGGGGCCGGGCGTCGAAAGCCACACGATGCTGTTCGGCGACTTCAACCGTGTCGGGCCGGGCGAGCTGCCGGCCGAGGAGTTCTGGGGCTTCATCGTCGATGGCACGTATGACCTGACCAAGTACGACATCCCGCCCGGCGAGACGATCATCCGCGGCTTCAGCTTCATCAGCGACATCGAGATCTTCGCCCCGGCCGACGTGGGCGTGTCGATCACCGGCGCTTCGTTTGTCACCGAGTTCAAGCTCGACGGCGGCGAAGAGGAGACCTATTTCCTGTCGCCGTTCCACTGGAAGAGCGACGGTTACAAGATGGCCGAGCGGCAGGTGAGGTTTGAGTTGACGCAGTTTATTGGTGATATAAAGTTGCGGCGGTTCTAG
- a CDS encoding zinc metallopeptidase, producing the protein MFFDSNYIIFVMIPTLLLSFGVQLYLRSTYGKWSKVRNSGGMTGMQVSDLLFDRTALNEIPMQVVPGQMTDHFDPRANVVRLSQGTAGQPSVAAMAIAAHELGHVQQYQTGSALIKARNFLVPAVQFSPTVSYMAILIGFMLNITGLIWVGIVFFGVMVFFTLLTLPVEFDASRRGLQLLTEAGLMQSKEDQRGARAVLRAAALTYVAAAITSVLQLLYYISIANRRR; encoded by the coding sequence ATGTTTTTCGATTCCAATTATATCATTTTCGTGATGATCCCGACCCTGCTGCTCTCCTTCGGGGTGCAGCTCTATCTGCGCAGCACCTACGGCAAGTGGAGCAAGGTGCGCAACAGCGGCGGCATGACCGGGATGCAGGTCAGCGATCTGTTGTTCGACCGCACGGCGTTGAACGAAATCCCCATGCAGGTGGTGCCGGGGCAGATGACCGACCACTTCGACCCGCGGGCCAATGTCGTTCGCCTGTCGCAGGGCACGGCCGGGCAGCCCAGCGTGGCCGCCATGGCCATCGCCGCCCACGAATTGGGCCACGTGCAGCAATATCAGACCGGCTCGGCGCTGATCAAGGCGCGCAATTTCCTGGTGCCGGCCGTGCAGTTCAGCCCGACGGTTTCCTATATGGCGATTCTGATCGGCTTCATGCTCAACATCACCGGCCTGATCTGGGTCGGCATCGTCTTCTTCGGCGTGATGGTCTTCTTCACCCTGCTGACCCTGCCGGTGGAGTTCGACGCCAGCCGGCGCGGCTTGCAGTTGTTGACCGAGGCCGGGCTGATGCAGTCGAAAGAGGATCAGCGCGGGGCGCGGGCCGTGTTGCGCGCCGCGGCCTTGACCTACGTGGCGGCGGCTATCACGTCGGTGCTACAGCTGCTCTACTACATCAGCATCGCCAACCGGCGGCGCTGA
- the pyrF gene encoding orotidine-5'-phosphate decarboxylase, which yields MRYLEKLAAAQQANNSWLCLGLDPQPDLLPVEALKWDEPILPFNRRIIDATADLVCAYKPNLGFYLQWGAAGVIALERTIAAIPDHIPIILDAKIGDIGHTQAAWGRGLFDEWGVDAITVNPYVGAEAVRSLIAGRPERAVYVLARTSNPGAALFQGDLRHGVGLAAEVMRAAPTWSGAADGHCGFVVGATVPEELAAARALAPAANFLIPGIGAQGGDLAATVAHGAATVAHGGDPIAGPVINAGRSVLYASSAMDFDTAARAAAEKLRDAINQLRGAEPKNA from the coding sequence ATGCGTTATCTGGAAAAGCTGGCCGCGGCGCAGCAGGCCAACAACTCCTGGCTGTGCCTGGGCCTCGACCCGCAGCCCGATCTCTTGCCGGTGGAAGCCCTCAAATGGGACGAGCCGATCCTGCCCTTCAACCGGCGCATCATCGACGCCACGGCCGATCTGGTGTGCGCCTATAAGCCCAACCTCGGCTTCTATCTGCAATGGGGCGCGGCGGGGGTCATCGCCCTGGAGCGCACTATCGCCGCCATCCCCGACCACATCCCCATCATCCTCGACGCCAAGATCGGCGACATCGGCCACACGCAGGCGGCCTGGGGGCGGGGGCTGTTTGACGAGTGGGGCGTGGACGCTATCACCGTCAACCCCTACGTGGGGGCCGAGGCGGTACGGTCATTGATAGCGGGGCGGCCGGAGCGCGCCGTCTACGTGCTGGCCCGCACCTCCAATCCCGGCGCGGCCTTGTTTCAGGGCGATTTGCGCCATGGGGTGGGGCTGGCGGCCGAGGTGATGCGCGCCGCGCCCACCTGGAGCGGCGCGGCCGACGGCCATTGCGGTTTCGTCGTGGGGGCCACCGTGCCCGAAGAATTGGCCGCGGCCCGGGCACTGGCCCCGGCGGCCAACTTTCTCATTCCGGGCATCGGCGCGCAGGGCGGCGATCTGGCGGCGACCGTGGCCCACGGCGCGGCGACCGTGGCCCATGGCGGCGACCCCATCGCCGGGCCGGTCATCAACGCCGGGCGGAGCGTGCTCTATGCCTCGTCGGCCATGGACTTCGACACCGCCGCGCGGGCGGCGGCCGAAAAGCTGCGCGACGCGATCAATCAACTGCGCGGCGCTGAACCTAAGAACGCTTAA